In Raphanus sativus cultivar WK10039 chromosome 5, ASM80110v3, whole genome shotgun sequence, the following proteins share a genomic window:
- the LOC108861816 gene encoding mediator of RNA polymerase II transcription subunit 14: protein MAELGQQTVDFSALVGRAAEESFLSLTELVEKAKSTELSDTDKKLSLLKYVVKTQQRMLRLNALAKWCKQVPLINRLQDVGSTLSSHDICFTQAADSLFFMHEGLQQARAPVYDVPSAIEVLLTGSYQRLPKCIDDVGMQCSLDEVQQKPALRKLEVLVRSKLLEITLPKEITEVKVSKGTVTLSVEGEFKVLVTLGYRGHLSMWRILHLDLLVGERSGPIKLEVTRRHILGDDLERRMSVADNPFTILYAVLHELCVAIVMDTVIRQVRTLLHGRWKDAIRFDLISDTGTTAPANQEGEADSVSLKTPGVKLMYWLDSDKSAGPFVKIEPGSDLQIKCSHSTFVIDPLTGKEAEFSLDQSCIDVEKLLLKAICCNRYTRLLEIQKELLRNDRICRAPSDVTLQAFLDEPGSEGGNMVDSKQQVEPEVLRVRAYGSSFFTLGINIRTGRFLLQSSKSVLTPSILVEFEDALNQGSLSAVDAFINLRSKSILHFFAAIGKFLGLEVYEHGFGVNKAPKNLSDGSSILALGFPDCESSHLLLMELEKDFTPLFKLVETQTDGSGKPQFLNDLSNVLRVKKIDIGQIRILEDDLNLITSDVSRFVSSFSDAESLNQASGNRHPPGLVDESLEETSGGGQLSFSSIVDEVFGHQKMTSALVSSDGLGKAPLLTSYQSDSFYSMHAPSLQPSSFNLLPSPPGKGPATKKIASSSNSNKELSMILSPSSLTAGNGVTESGSRMASESSLSPLPADLAITSDGPLLRKDQKSRKRSASDLLRFIPSLQGVECVTHPNKRSKTSELVQSELVKSWSPASQAVVTSTKTIGCSYGDLIAEANKGNAPSSVFVYALLHVVRHSTLSIKHAKLTSQMEALDIQYVEEMGLRDSFSDIWFRLPFAQNDSWQHICLQLGRPGSMCWDVKINDQHFRDLWELQKGSKSTPWGSGVHIANSSDVDSHIRYDPEGVVLTYQSVEADSIKKLVADIQRLSNARRFSLGMRKLLGIKPDEKTEEAGASATIKGPAGGKGSGETVDRWRAFKIEAVGLTSLWFSFGSGILARFVVEWESGKDECTMHVSPDQHWPHTKFLEDFINGAEVESLLDCIRLTAGPLTALAAATRPARASTATGVPVVPATATPRQSNQMQQTQGSIAASTLAAPSAVGQSASAASGNAVASPAPSPLGVAMLAAAAGRSGPGIVPSSLLPIDVSVVLRGPYWIRIIYRKRFAVDMRCFAGDQVWLQPATPPKGGASIGGSLPCPQFRPFIMEHVAQELNGLEPNLTGGSQGATNPNSANPSGSRVNFSPSSAMSRAAMSRVTSVASGSLVVGSGLSVRRPPGGGVPAHVRGELNTAIIGLGDDGGYGGGWVPLVALKKVLRGILKYLGVLWLFAQLPDLLREILGSILKENEGALLNLDQEQPALRFFVGGYVFAVSVHRVQLLLQVLSVRRFHHGQPQQQNGSSAQEELTQTEIGEICDYFSRRVASEPYDASRVASFITLLTVPIHVLREFLKLIAWKKGLSQSQQAGEVTPAQRPRIELCLENHSGATDVENSCAAKSNIHFDRPQNTVDFALTVVLDPAHIPHINAAGGAAWLPYCVSVRLRYTFGENPSVTFLGMEGSHGGRACWQRVDDWEKCKQRVSRTVEVNGSAAGDVTQGKLKLVADSVQRTLHLCLQGLREGSSNNTLQKEFTI from the exons ATGGCGGAATTAGGGCAACAGACGGTGGATTTCTCCGCTCTCGTTGGCCGAGCCGCGGAGGAGTCATTCCTCTCCCTCACGGAGCTCGTTGAGAAGGCCAAGTCGACGGAGCTTTCCGATACTGATAAGAAGCTTAGCCTCCTCAAGTACGTCGTCAAGACTCAGCAGCGGATGCTTCGGCTCAATGCGCTCGCCAAGTGGTGTAAACAG GTTCCTCTAATAAACCGCTTGCAAGACGTCGGGAGCACACTATCATCTCACGATATATGCTTTACACAAGCTGCGGATTCACTCTTCTTTATGCACGAAGGTCTACAGCAAGCTCGCGCTCCCGTCTACGATGTCCCCTCTGCAATCGAGGTTCTGCTGACGGGTTCTTATCAGCGCCTGCCAAAGTGCATAGACGACGTGGGGATGCAGTGCTCCTTGGATGAGGTTCAACAGAAGCCAGCACTGAGAAAGCTTGAGGTCCTCGTACGTTCCAAACTACTCGAGATCACACTTCCAAAGGAAATAACAGAGGTGAAAGTCTCTAAAGGCACAGTCACCTTATCCGTGGAGGGGGAGTTCAAGGTTCTCGTTACTCTTGGTTACAGAGGACACCTGTCCATGTGGAGGATACTGCATTTGGATCTGCTCGTTGGTGAAAGAAGCGGTCCGATTAAGCTCGAAGTGACAAGAAGGCATATCCTTGGTGATGATTTAGAGCGTAGAATGTCAGTGGCAGACAATCCGTTCACGATATTATACGCGGTGCTCCACGAGCTCTGCGTTGCCATTGTCATGGACACGGTCATAAGACAGGTCCGAACTCTTCTTCACGGGAGATGGAAAGATGCGATTCGCTTCGACTTAATCTCTGACACTGGCACCACCGCACCAGCAAACCAAGAAGGAGAGGCAGATTCCGTTAGTCTTAAAACACCAGGAGTGAAACTAATGTACTGGCTAGATTCTGACAAAAGTGCAGGCCCGTTCGTTAAAATCGAACCAGGGTCGGATCTCCAGATTAAGTGTTCTCACAGCACGTTTGTGATCGACCCGCTGACCGGCAAGGAAGCTGAGTTTTCTCTGGATCAGAGCTGCATCGACGTGGAGAAGCTCCTGCTTAAAGCTATATGCTGTAACAGATATACCCGTCTTCTTGAGATTCAGAAAGAGCTTTTGAGGAATGACCGTATCTGTCGAGCTCCCAGTGATGTCACCCTGCAGGCCTTCCTGGATGAGCCTGGTAGCGAG GGAGGTAACATGGTAGACTCTAAGCAACAAGTAGAGCCAGAGGTATTACGTGTCCGAGCCTATGGATCATCATTCTTCACACTCGGGATCAATATAAG GACCGGTAGGTTTCTTCTTCAGTCATCCAAGAGTGTCTTGACCCCTTCCATCTTGGTGGAATTTGAAGATGCGTTAAATCAAGGAAGTCTATCTGCAGTTGATGCATTTATCAACTTGAGAAGCAAAAgcattttgcatttttttgCCGCCATTGGCAAATTTTTGGGTCTTGAG GTCTATGAACATGGTTTTGGTGTAAACAAAGCCCCCAAGAACCTCTCGGATGGGTCAAGCATTCTAGCTTTGGGATTCCCTGACTGCGAAAGCTCTCACCTCTTGCTCATGGAGCTCGAAAAGGACTTCACGCCGTTGTTCAAATTAGTGGAAACTCAAACGGATGGTTCGGGAAAACCTCAGTTTCTCAATGATCTCAGCAATGTTTTGCGTGTTAAGAAAATTGATATTGGGCAGATACGGATTCTTGAAGATGATCTTAACTTGATTACATCCGATGTATCTAGATTCGTTTCTTCCTTCTCAGATGCTGAGAGCTTAAATCAAGCATCTGGGAACCGTCATCCTCCTGGATTAGTTGACGAATCTTTGGAAGAAACGAGTGGAGGAGGCCAGTTGAGTTTCTCTAGCATCGTAGATGAAGTGTTTGGACATCAGAAAATGACATCCGCTCTTGTTTCAAGTGATGGCCTCGGAAAAGCTCCGTTGTTGACTAGCTATCAATCGGATTCCTTCTACAGTATGCATGCCCCTTCTTTACAACCTAGCTCTTTTAATTTGTTGCCGTCTCCCCCTGGGAAGGGTCCAGCTACGAAGAAGATAGCTAGTAGCTCTAACTCTAACAAGGAGTTGTCCATGATATTGTCTCCATCATCCCTAACTGCTGGCAACGGAGTCACTGAGTCAGGCAGTAGAATGGCCAGTGAATCCTCGTTGTCACCTCTTCCAGCTGATCTTGCAATTACCTCTGATGGTCCTTTACTGAGAAAAGACCAGAAGTCCCGGAAACGCTCAGCTTCAGATTTGCTAAGATTCATCCCATCTCTCCAGGGAGTGGAATGTGTTACTCATCCGAATAAGAGAAGTAAAACCTCTGAGTTGGTGCAGAGTGAATTAGTGAAGAGTTGGAGCCCTGCATCACAAGCCGTGGTAACATCAACAAAAACTATTGGATGCAGCTATGGGGATCTCATAGCTGAAGCAAACAAGGGTAATGCACCTTCAAGCGTTTTTGTCTATGCTCTTCTCCATGTGGTCAGGCATTCTACGTTGTCCATAAAGCATGCCAAACTAACTAGTCAGATGGAGGCACTGGACATCCAATACGTGGAGGAAATGGGACTCAGAGATTCGTTTTCGGATATATGGTTCCGGCTTCCGTTTGCTCAAAACGATTCCTGGCAGCATATATGCTTGCAGCTCGGTAGACCTGGGAGCATGTGTTGGGATGTGAAAATAAACGACCAGCATTTCAGGGATCTCTGGGAACTTCAGAAGGGAAGTAAATCCACACCGTGGGGGTCTGGAGTTCACATTGCGAATTCATCTGACGTTGATTCCCATATCCGTTATGATCCTGAAGGCGTTGTTCTGACCTATCAATCCGTGGAAGCAGATAGTATCAAGAAGCTTGTGGCCGATATACAGAGGCTTTCGAATGCTAGAAGGTTCTCCCTTGGCATGCGGAAACTACTTGGCATAAAGCCGGACGAAAAAACAGAAGAGGCTGGTGCTAGTGCCACTATTAAAGGACCTGCTGGAGGGAAAGGTAGTGGTGAGACGGTTGATAGATGGAGGGCTTTCAAGATTGAGGCAGTAGGATTAACGAGCCTGTGGTTTAGCTTTGGTTCAGGCATTTTGGCTCGTTTTGTTGTCGAGTGGGAATCAGGTAAAGATGAATGCACCATGCACGTCTCTCCTGACCAACACTGGCCACACACTAAG TTCTTGGAGGATTTCATAAATGGTGCTGAGGTAGAATCTCTTCTGGATTGCATTCGCCTCACTGCTGGGCCTTTGACTGCGTTAGCTGCCGCTACTCGCCCTGCCCGAGCTAGTACAGCCACTGGCGTGCCTGTGGTACCTGCTACAGCGACTCCAAGACAATCAAATCAGATGCAACAAACTCAAGGAAGCATTGCCGCTTCAACACTAGCAGCTCCTAGTGCTGTTGGCCAGTCTGCCTCAGCAGCTTCAGGGAATGCTGTTGCTTCTCCTGCTCCAAGTCCACTTGGAGTTGCAATGCTAGCAGCAGCCGCAGGGAGAAGCGGACCTGGAATCGTTCCAAGCTCTCTCTTACCCATTGATGTCTCTGTAGTACTCCGTGGACCCTACTGGATAAGGATCATATACCGCAAACGTTTTGCGGTGGACATGAGATGCTTTGCTGGAGATCAAGTGTGGTTGCAACCAGCAACTCCACCCAAGGGCGGTGCTTCTATTGGAGGCTCCTTGCCATGTCCCCAGTTCAGACCTTTCATCATGGAGCATGTCGCTCAAGAACTAAACGGTTTAGAACCGAATTTGACAGGAGGTAGCCAAGGAGCAACAAATCCAAACAGTGCAAACCCAAGTGGTAGCAGAGTTAACTTCTCCCCTTCTAGTGCAATGTCAAGAGCCGCGATGAGTCGTGTAACCAGTGTTGCTTCAGGATCTTTAGTGGTTGGCTCAGGGTTGTCTGTACGTAGACCACCAGGCGGTGGTGTGCCAGCACATGTAAGAGGCGAATTAAACACAGCAATTATCGGTTTAGGTGATGATGGTGGCTATGGTGGAGGATGGGTTCCTCTTGTGGCTCTTAAAAAAGTTTTGCGTGGTATCCTTAAATATCTTGGAGTACTGTGGCTGTTTGCTCAGCTACCAGATCTCTTAAGAGAAATCTTAGGTTCAATCTTGAAGGAGAACGAAGGCGCTCTCTTGAATCTAGACCAAGAACAACCAGCGTTACGCTTCTTTGTCGG TGGCTATGTATTTGCGGTGAGTGTCCATAGAgttcagcttcttcttcaagtcctTAGCGTGAGGAGATTCCATCACGGGCAGCCACAGCAGCAAAACGGTTCATCAGCTCAAGAGGAATTAACCCAAACTGAAATTGGAGAAATCTGTGACTATTTCAGCAGACGCGTTGCGTCAGAGCCTTACGATGCTTCAAGAGTTGCCTCGTTCATAACACTCCTCACAGTACCCATTCATGTGTTAAGAGAGTTTCTAAAACTGATCGCTTGGAAGAAAGGCTTATCGCAATCACAACAAGCTGGAGAAGTCACTCCTGCGCAGAGACCTAGAATCGAGCTATGTCTAGAGAACCATTCCGGTGCAACAGATGTAGAAAACAGCTGTGCGGCTAAAAGCAACATTCATTTCGACCGGCCTCAGAACACGGTTGACTTTGCTTTGACAGTGGTTCTTGATCCTGCGCACATACCTCACATAAACGCAGCTGGAGGAGCGGCGTGGTTGCCTTACTGTGTATCGGTTAGGTTAAGGTACACCTTTGGGGAAAACCCTAGCGTGACGTTTCTTGGGATGGAAGGAAGCCATGGAGGTCGGGCTTGTTGGCAGCGTGTTGATGATTGGGAGAAGTGTAAACAGAGAGTGAGCCGTACGGTTGAAGTCAACGGTTCTGCTGCAGGAGATGTGACTCAAGGGAAGCTCAAGTTGGTTGCTGATAGTGTCCAGAGAACATTGCATCTGTGTCTTCAAGGTCTCAGAGAAGGCAGTAGTAATAACACTCTTCAAAAGGAGTTTACCATATAG
- the LOC108861817 gene encoding pentatricopeptide repeat-containing protein At3g04750, mitochondrial: MFARRGGVRLFATECKRKTTTWDPLRSLDLNHPSLVLLEKCNSRNQFKQILANIMRVNLICDTFPMSRLILFSAITYPDNTDLAKLLFRNFTPNPNVFVYNTMISSSSAVSSSKKECFALYGSMIRQGLCPDRQTFLYLMKVTNFLSEVKQIHCHVTVSGVSPEGDNNYLWNSLVKLYIELGDLGFAEKVFDEMPEPDVSSFNTMIVGYAKKGYCLEAMKLYYKMVGDGIEPDEYAVLGLLVCCGRLADVRLGKGVHGWIERRKPGSSSNLILWNAVLDMYFKCTDSGLAKRVFDMMTKKDTCSWNTMVGGFVKLEDMEAAREVFDRMPRRDLVSWNSLLLGYSKKGCDQRVVRELVYEMLTVEKVVPDRVTFVSLVSGAANNGELSQGRWVHGFMIRLGMHVDAFLGSALVDMYCKCGSIERAFMVFKTVAEKDVTLWTTMITGTAFHGDGKQSLQLFEDMQEQGVAPNKVTLLAVLTACSHSGLVEEGLHVFNHMKEKFGFDPETEHYGSLVDLLCRAGRVEEAKEIVQRKMPMRPSQSMWGSILSACRGGKDIETAEMALKELLKLEPEKEGGYVLLANIYAAAGRFGYSDKTREVMESCGVKKVAGYSSVVGVEGINSFVATEKQNHPRWLEIRGILHHLCDEMSSNLDLLGTEIN, encoded by the coding sequence ATGTTCGCGCGTCGAGGAGGAGTTCGGTTGTTTGCAACTGAATGTAAACGCAAGACGACAACATGGGATCCACTTCGCTCCCTTGACCTTAACCACCCATCTCTTGTTCTGCTCGAGAAATGCAACTCCAGGAATCAATTCAAGCAGATCCTAGCGAACATCATGCGTGTCAACCTCATATGCGATACGTTTCCCATGAGCCGTCTCATCTTGTTCTCGGCGATCACGTATCCAGACAACACCGACTTGGCTAAGCTTCTGTTTCGTAACTTCACACCAAACCCGAACGTTTTCGTTTACAACACAatgatctcttcttcttctgctgttTCGAGCTCGAAGAAGGAATGTTTTGCTCTGTATGGGTCTATGATTAGACAGGGTCTTTGTCCCGACAGGCAGACGTTTCTGTACTTGATGAAAGTAACGAACTTTCTGTCGGAAGTGAAGCAGATTCATTGCCATGTAACTGTTTCTGGGGTTTCGCCTGAAGGGGATAATAATTACCTGTGGAACTCTCTGGTGAAATTGTATATTGAGTTGGGGGATTTGGGTTTTGCGGagaaggtgttcgatgaaatgcctgaaccagATGTTAGTTCTTTTAACACTATGATTGTTGGTTATGCTAAGAAGGGGTATTGTTTAGAGGCGATGAAGCTGTATTATAAGATGGTTGGTGATGGTATCGAGCCTGACGAGTACGCGGTGCTGGGTCTTTTGGTGTGTTGTGGTAGATTAGCTGATGTTAGGCTTGGGAAAGGAGTTCATGGTTGGATTGAGAGGAGGAAGCCTGGTTCTTCGTCGAATTTGATACTGTGGAATGCTGTTTTAGACATGTATTTCAAGTGCACAGActctggtcttgcgaaaagaGTGTTTGATATGATGACGAAGAAGGATACATGTTCTTGGAATACTATGGTTGGTGGGTTTGTTAAGCTTGAGGACATGGAAGCTGCTCGGGAGGTTTTTGATCGGATGCCTAGAAGAGATCTCGTCTCTTGGAATTCTCTGCTTCTTGGTTACTCAAAGAAGGGGTGTGATCAGAGAGTTGTTAGAGAGTTGGTCTATGAGATGTTGACAGTGGAGAAGGTTGTTCCAGACCGCGTCACTTTTGTAAGTTTGGTAAGTGGAGCAGCGAACAACGGAGAGCTTAGCCAAGGAAGATGGGTACACGGGTTCATGATCCGCCTGGGGATGCATGTTGACGCCTTTCTTGGTTCGGCTCTGGTGGATATGTACTGCAAATGTGGTAGCATTGAGAGAGCGTTTATGGTTTTCAAGACAGTTGCTGAAAAAGACGTCACGCTATGGACAACGATGATAACTGGGACTGCCTTCCATGGAGATGGCAAGCAATCTCTGCAGCTATTCGAAGATATGCAAGAACAAGGCGTGGCGCCAAACAAAGTCACTCTCCTCGCTGTCCTAACAGCTTGCAGCCATAGTGGTCTCGTGGAGGAAGGGCTACACGTTTTCAACCACATGAAGGAGAAGTTCGGCTTTGACCCTGAAACCGAGCATTACGGAAGCCTTGTGGATCTGTTGTGTAGAGCAGGGAGAGTAGAAGAAGCAAAAGAgatagtgcaaaggaagatgcCAATGAGACCAAGTCAGTCAATGTGGGGATCAATCTTAAGCGCTTGCCGAGGAGGAAAAGATATTGAAACCGCAGAGATGGCTTTAAAGGAATTGCTTAAGTTGGAGCCTGAAAAAGAAGGTGGATACGTGTTGCTGGCCAACATCTATGCAGCCGCTGGAAGATTCGGATATTCAGACAAGACGAGAGAAGTAATGGAGAGTTGTGGAGTAAAGAAGGTTGCAGGATACAGTAGTGTAGTAGGAGTAGAGGGAATAAATAGCTTTGTGGCTACAGAGAAGCAGAACCATCCAAGATGGCTTGAGATTAGAGGAATATTGCATCATCTGTGTGACGAAATGAGTTCAAATTTGGACTTGTTAGGAACAGAGATTAATTAG
- the LOC108857892 gene encoding protein RALF-like 28 gives MSNLKGTSRIMVVAILMAACVFMNSSIAAGRFIGYPPIRRGDSPPGCDPKYPGTCKPPQPVNPYKPGCGGRCRRPPLPRTINI, from the coding sequence ATGAGCAATCTAAAAGGAACAAGCAGGATTATGGTAGTTGCAATACTCATGGCAGCATGTGTGTTTATGAACAGCAGCATAGCGGCTGGAAGATTTATTGGATATCCACCAATACGTCGTGGTGATAGTCCTCCTGGCTGTGATCCTAAATATCCTGGCACATGTAAACCACCACAACCGGTAAATCCGTACAAACCAGGATGTGGGGGAAGATGTAGACGCCCGCCACTTCCTCGAACAATCAATATCTAA
- the LOC108857031 gene encoding pentatricopeptide repeat-containing protein At3g04760, chloroplastic gives MTPLSSELVGFTIPFYSKTHKHYRSFLTFSNANLNHVNVKPFSTNLQSSTTDARQQQTSQTHSHSQSLGFRDTQMLKIFHRSCRAGSYIEALHLLESMVRKGYNPDVILCTKLIKGFFNLRNVPKAVRVMEILEKFGQPDVFAYNALINGFCKMNRIDDSTKVLDRMRSKGFSPDTVTYNIMIGSLCGRGKLDLALKVLDQLLSDNCQPTVITYTILIEATMIEGGVDEALKLLDEMLSRGLRPDMFTYNTIIRGMCKEGMVERAFEMIRSLELKGCEPDVISYNILLRALLNQGKWEEGERLMSKMFSEKCEPNVVTYSILITTLCRDGKIDEALNLLRLMKERGLTPDAYSYDPLIAAFCREGRLDLAIKFLETMISDGCLPDVVNYNTVLATLCKNGKADQALEIFGKLGEVGCSPNSSSYNTMFSALWSSGDKIRALQMISEMLNHGIDPDEITYNSMISCLCREGMVDEAFELLVDMRSCEFHPSVVTYNIVLLGYCKAHRIEDAIDVLESMVENGCRPNETTYTMLIEGIGFAGYRAEAMELANDLVRIDAISEFSFKRLHRTFPLLNVLQRSSQTFSH, from the coding sequence ATGACGCCACTTTCCTCTGAGCTCGTCGGTTTCACCATCCCTTTCTACTCCAAAACCCACAAACACTACCGAAGCTTCTTAACCTTCTCTAACGCTAACCTCAACCACGTCAATGTCAAGCCTTTCTCAACCAATCTCCAATCCTCCACAACAGACGCAAGACAGCAACAAACGTCACAAACCCATTCACATTCACAGTCTCTAGGGTTCAGAGACACCCAGATGCTCAAAATCTTCCACCGCTCGTGCCGTGCTGGTAGCTACATCGAAGCTCTGCATCTCCTCGAGAGCATGGTGCGCAAAGGCTACAACCCGGACGTGATCCTCTGCACCAAACTCATCAAAGGCTTTTTCAACCTCCGCAACGTCCCGAAAGCCGTTAGGGTTATGGAGATTCTCGAGAAGTTCGGACAGCCTGATGTCTTCGCTTACAACGCCTTGATCAACGGGTTTTGTAAGATGAACCGTATCGATGATTCCACGAAGGTTCTCGATAGGATGAGGAGCAAAGGGTTTAGTCCTGACACCGTGACTTACAATATAATGATTGGTAGTTTGTGTGGTAGAGGGAAGCTTGATCTTGCCTTGAAGGTTTTGGATCAGTTGCTGAGCGATAACTGCCAGCCTACTGTGATTACTTACACGATTTTGATCGAAGCGACGATGATTGAAGGCGGCGTCGATGAGGCCTTGAAGCTGCTGGATGAGATGCTGTCTAGAGGGTTGAGACCTGATATGTTTACTTACAACACGATCATCAGAGGGATGTGTAAAGAAGGGATGGTGGAACGCGCGTTTGAGATGATTCGGAGCTTGGAGCTGAAAGGCTGTGAGCCTGATGTGATCTCTTACAACATCTTGCTGAGAGCTCTTTTGAATCAAGGGAAATGGGAAGAAGGGGAGAGGCTGATGAGTAAGATGTTCTCTGAGAAGTGTGAGCCGAATGTTGTGACTTACAGCATTCTTATTACTACTCTGTGCCGCGATGGAAAGATCGACGAAGCGCTGAATCTGCTTAGGCTTATGAAGGAGAGAGGGTTGACGCCTGATGCTTATAGCTACGACCCTTTGATCGCCGCGTTTTGTAGAGAAGGTAGGTTAGATTTAGCTATCAAGTTCTTGGAAACTATGATCTCCGACGGGTGTTTACCGGACGTGGTGAACTACAACACCGTGTTGGCTACGCTGTGCAAGAACGGAAAAGCGGATCAAGCGTTGGAGATCTTCGGGAAACTAGGCGAGGTCGGCTGCTCGCCGAACTCTAGCTCTTACAACACGATGTTCAGCGCGCTGTGGAGCAGCGGTGATAAGATCAGGGCGTTACAAATGATATCAGAGATGTTGAACCACGGGATCGACCCCGATGAGATCACTTATAACTCGATGATCTCGTGTCTATGCAGAGAAGGAATGGTTGACGAAGCTTTTGAGCTGTTGGTTGACATGAGAAGCTGTGAGTTTCATCCTTCCGTTGTTACGTACAACATTGTTCTTTTGGGATACTGTAAAGCTCATAGGATCGAAGACGCCATAGATGTTCTTGAATCAATGGTGGAGAATGGGTGTAGGCCTAATGAAACTACTTATACGATGCTTATTGAAGGGATTGGATTCGCTGGATATAGAGCTGAAGCTATGGAGTTGGCTAATGATCTGGTTCGAATAGACGCGATCTCTGAGTTTTCGTTCAAGAGATTGCATAGGACTTTCCCTTTGCTTAATGTTTTACAGAGATCTTCCCAGACATTTAGTCACTAA